A single genomic interval of Struthio camelus isolate bStrCam1 chromosome 9, bStrCam1.hap1, whole genome shotgun sequence harbors:
- the APOD gene encoding apolipoprotein D, whose product MLRTAVLLSVLLGLVGFGKGQTFHMGPCPDPPVQENFDIAKYLGKWYEIEKLPSNFEKGSCIQANYVMKENGKIKVINKELQSNGKVKEIEGEVMHMDVKEPAKLGISFNWFTPYAPYWVISTDYENYSLVYSCTNIIWLFHVNYAWIMSRAPEMHPETVDNLKSLLQSYKIDTEKMMPTDQLNCPPEM is encoded by the exons ATGCTGAGGACGGCAGTGCTGCTCTCAGTCCTGCTCGGTCTTGTTGGCTTTGGAAAAGGACAGACGTTTCACATGGGACCATGTCCAGACCCACCAGTCCAAGAAAACTTTGATATCGCCAAG TACCTTGGAAAATGGTATGAGATAGAAAAGCTGCCATCAAATTTCGAAAAAGGAAGCTGCATCCAGGCAAATTATGTGATGAAGGAGAACGGAAAGATCAAAGTGATCAACAAGGAGCTGCA GTCTAATGGCAAAGTTAAAGAAATCGAAGGAGAAGTCATGCATATGGATGTAAAGGAGCCAGCCAAGTTGGGCATCAGCTTTAACTGGT TCACACCTTATGCCCCTTACTGGGTGATCTCCACTGACTACGAAAACTACTCGCTGGTTTACTCCTGCACTAACATTATCTGGCTCTTCCACGTCAACTATGCCTGGATTATGTcaagagctcctgagatgcaccCGGAAACCGTGGACAACCTGAAGAGCCTTCTCCAGTCCTACAAGATTGATACCGAGAAAATGATGCCCACGGATCAACTTAACTGTCCTCCTGAGATGTAA
- the PPP1R2 gene encoding protein phosphatase inhibitor 2 isoform X1, with protein sequence MEAPSVPAASTSGAAGRGPIKGILKKGGGGGGLSAGGAAPGARRASPARDEDEHGKKSQKWDEMNIIATYHPAGKDYGLMKIDEPSTPYHSMVGEDDEDAVSDSESNEPLKADVLTKKLAAAAEGKGPKILAKQEESSEEEEEDEELTPEEREKKKQFEMKRKMHYNEGRNIKLARQLIAKELHGEDEEDEDEEMHDAADVETMNTEATEHAHATSDQLGSRAHSIEEICPEL encoded by the exons ATGGAGGCGCCCTCGGTGCCAGCCGCCTCCACgtcgggcgcggcggggcgcgggcccaTCAAGGGCATCCTGaagaagggcggcggcggcggcggtctgtcggcggggggcgcggcccccggggcgcggcgggccagCCCGGCCCGCGACGAGGACGAGCACGG TAAAAAATCCCAGAAGTGGGATGAAATGAACATCATAGCTACGTACCATCCAGCAGGCAAAGATTATGGTTTGATGAAAATAGATGAGCCCAGTACTCCTTATCACAG CATGGTAGGAGAAGATGATGAGGATGCAGTGAGCGATTCAGAGTCGAATGAGCCCTTAAAAGCAGATGTGTTGACTAAAAA ACTAGCAGCTGCAGCTGAAGGTAAGGGACCCAAGATTCTAGcaaagcaggaggaaagcagtgaggaggaggaggaagatgaagaattAACACCTGAAGAACGAG agaagaagaaacagtttGAAATGAAGAGAAAGATGCACTACAACGAAGGGCGAAATATCAAACTGGCAAGACAGCTCATTGCGAAAGAACTACATGGTGAAGATGAGGAGGATGAGGATGAAGAGATGCATGATGCTGCAGATGTAGAAACAATGAATACAGAAGCAACTGAACATG CACATGCTACTAGTGACCAGCTGGGAAGTAGAGCACACAGCATAGAAGAAATCTGTCCAGAACTGTAA
- the PPP1R2 gene encoding protein phosphatase inhibitor 2 isoform X2, producing MEAPSVPAASTSGAAGRGPIKGILKKGGGGGGLSAGGAAPGARRASPARDEDEHGKKSQKWDEMNIIATYHPAGKDYGLMKIDEPSTPYHSMVGEDDEDAVSDSESNEPLKADVLTKKLAAAAEGKGPKILAKQEESSEEEEEDEELTPEEREKKKQFEMKRKMHYNEGRNIKLARQLIAKELHGEDEEDEDEEMHDAADVETMNTEATEHD from the exons ATGGAGGCGCCCTCGGTGCCAGCCGCCTCCACgtcgggcgcggcggggcgcgggcccaTCAAGGGCATCCTGaagaagggcggcggcggcggcggtctgtcggcggggggcgcggcccccggggcgcggcgggccagCCCGGCCCGCGACGAGGACGAGCACGG TAAAAAATCCCAGAAGTGGGATGAAATGAACATCATAGCTACGTACCATCCAGCAGGCAAAGATTATGGTTTGATGAAAATAGATGAGCCCAGTACTCCTTATCACAG CATGGTAGGAGAAGATGATGAGGATGCAGTGAGCGATTCAGAGTCGAATGAGCCCTTAAAAGCAGATGTGTTGACTAAAAA ACTAGCAGCTGCAGCTGAAGGTAAGGGACCCAAGATTCTAGcaaagcaggaggaaagcagtgaggaggaggaggaagatgaagaattAACACCTGAAGAACGAG agaagaagaaacagtttGAAATGAAGAGAAAGATGCACTACAACGAAGGGCGAAATATCAAACTGGCAAGACAGCTCATTGCGAAAGAACTACATGGTGAAGATGAGGAGGATGAGGATGAAGAGATGCATGATGCTGCAGATGTAGAAACAATGAATACAGAAGCAACTGAACATG ACTGA